A genomic stretch from Shewanella sediminis HAW-EB3 includes:
- a CDS encoding GFA family protein, with product MMQNPIDDRKLVRTASCNCGQLSLTTMGEPKRVSVCHCTACQKRTGSAFGVQVRFPVESVEFVGRSKSYRRIGDSGSSICFHFCPDCGGTLWFILDGAATDVVIPMGNFADEQAFLEEHSSLKLPSPKIAIYEERAQPWVILEGIEERYS from the coding sequence ATGATGCAAAATCCCATCGACGATAGGAAGCTTGTCAGAACGGCCAGCTGTAACTGTGGGCAGTTATCTCTTACTACCATGGGTGAGCCCAAAAGAGTGTCTGTATGCCACTGCACCGCATGTCAGAAACGTACCGGCAGTGCTTTTGGTGTTCAAGTTAGATTTCCTGTAGAAAGTGTTGAGTTTGTCGGGCGGAGTAAAAGCTATCGCCGAATCGGTGACAGTGGCTCGTCGATCTGTTTTCATTTTTGCCCCGACTGTGGTGGAACCTTGTGGTTCATTCTCGACGGTGCGGCTACCGATGTGGTGATCCCTATGGGGAACTTTGCCGATGAGCAGGCTTTTCTTGAGGAGCATTCGAGCCTTAAATTACCTAGCCCTAAGATCGCTATCTATGAGGAGCGTGCCCAACCTTGGGTCATACTCGAGGGGATAGAGGAGAGATACAGCTGA
- a CDS encoding phospho-sugar mutase produces the protein MDTQLKFKIKNWLENDPDPRTKQELQGLIDANDETELGHRFSGRLVFGTAGLRGVVGAGPMRMNRLVVQQTSAGLGMYLKHQTRDVETRGVVIGYDGRHDSKQFAHDAAAVLTAMGIKVYLTSEVAATPLVAFGVTHFGAAAGIVVTASHNPPEYNGYKVYWGNGAQIIPPHDSGIAACIDRAATQAIVMQELEKTIADNSLTMLEADFYEAYRQGVRTAEILQNHTRPDLVSLSYTAMHGVGAKMAETVLKDAGVTQVYSVATQREPDGDFPTVKFPNPEEKGAMDRVIAEAKKHHTLLACANDPDADRFAVAVRKGEYESKDESAKGEYQMLTGDQVGVLLGHYLLTHAASSQRLTCTTIVSSSLLSKVAASFNATCRTTLTGFKWLTNVGMSEQTDDNRFLFAYEEALGYTVGSMVWDKDGLSALVAFAQLTAELASKGQTIWDRLDEIYREHGFHLNAQVSIALKPETPNIGAYLRNNPPLSIAGKKVLVTDDISSGLRWFEDGHTESIALPASDVLIYQLEGGARVIVRPSGTEPKIKCYYEVVEAMTPTDSLTSVQARAQKVMDGFISAHQLSLPK, from the coding sequence ATGGATACGCAATTGAAGTTTAAGATTAAGAATTGGCTCGAAAATGATCCCGATCCCCGCACTAAGCAAGAGCTTCAAGGTTTAATCGATGCAAATGATGAAACCGAGCTGGGGCATCGCTTCTCTGGGCGGTTAGTGTTTGGTACCGCGGGTCTCAGAGGGGTTGTCGGTGCGGGCCCGATGCGAATGAACCGCTTGGTCGTACAGCAGACCTCGGCAGGGCTTGGCATGTACCTTAAACATCAGACTCGTGATGTCGAAACCCGCGGAGTCGTCATTGGTTACGATGGACGACATGACTCTAAACAGTTTGCCCATGACGCCGCAGCCGTTTTAACGGCAATGGGCATTAAGGTTTATTTGACTTCTGAAGTTGCGGCCACCCCCCTCGTCGCTTTTGGCGTGACTCATTTTGGCGCCGCGGCGGGAATTGTGGTGACCGCCAGTCATAATCCGCCCGAGTACAATGGTTACAAGGTGTATTGGGGCAACGGGGCGCAGATCATCCCGCCCCATGACAGTGGTATCGCGGCTTGTATCGATAGGGCGGCCACTCAAGCCATTGTCATGCAGGAGTTAGAAAAAACGATAGCCGATAACAGCTTAACTATGCTCGAGGCTGATTTTTATGAAGCTTACCGTCAGGGGGTAAGAACAGCCGAAATTTTACAGAATCATACGCGTCCGGATCTGGTAAGCCTCTCATATACGGCTATGCATGGCGTAGGCGCAAAGATGGCGGAAACTGTGCTCAAGGATGCGGGGGTGACCCAAGTGTATTCGGTTGCTACACAGCGTGAACCCGATGGTGACTTCCCTACGGTCAAGTTCCCGAACCCTGAAGAGAAAGGGGCGATGGATAGGGTGATAGCCGAGGCAAAAAAACATCACACCCTGCTCGCGTGTGCCAATGATCCCGATGCCGATCGCTTTGCCGTCGCCGTTCGCAAGGGCGAATACGAGAGCAAAGATGAGTCCGCAAAGGGAGAGTACCAGATGTTAACCGGCGATCAGGTCGGTGTGTTACTGGGTCATTATCTGCTTACCCATGCAGCCTCAAGTCAAAGATTGACCTGCACGACTATCGTCTCATCGAGTCTGTTATCCAAAGTTGCCGCGAGTTTCAATGCGACCTGCCGTACAACATTAACAGGATTCAAATGGCTCACTAATGTAGGCATGAGTGAGCAGACCGATGACAATCGTTTCCTGTTCGCCTATGAAGAGGCTCTGGGTTATACCGTTGGCTCTATGGTTTGGGATAAAGATGGCTTATCCGCACTGGTAGCTTTTGCTCAACTGACCGCCGAACTTGCCAGTAAAGGACAAACTATTTGGGATAGGTTGGATGAGATATATCGCGAGCACGGTTTTCATCTTAATGCTCAGGTGAGCATTGCTCTCAAACCTGAAACGCCCAATATTGGTGCTTATCTGCGTAACAACCCGCCTTTATCGATAGCGGGCAAGAAGGTGCTGGTGACCGATGATATTAGCTCGGGTCTGCGCTGGTTCGAGGATGGTCACACCGAGTCTATCGCCTTGCCAGCCAGCGATGTGCTCATCTATCAACTGGAGGGAGGAGCGCGGGTTATTGTCAGGCCCTCCGGTACCGAGCCCAAGATTAAGTGTTACTACGAAGTTGTGGAAGCGATGACACCTACTGACTCTCTAACAAGTGTTCAGGCCAGGGCGCAGAAGGTGATGGATGGATTTATCTCCGCTCATCAATTGTCGTTACCTAAATAA
- a CDS encoding uracil-DNA glycosylase family protein codes for MALSNSDTLDALINQISACQLCRAELPYPPKPIIQVSADAKILIAGQAPGQKAHEQGLPFKDVSGDRLRSWLGVTSSQFYDPNLFAILPMGFCFPGNIIRNGKKAGDKPPIPLCAKSWRQAILSHLDKVELTVILGQYAIDYHLDNDTPDSDKCSKKSSKISVTSAVASWKQYWPSQIVLPHPSPRNNIWLKRHPEFETEILPQLKLRVKSIIS; via the coding sequence ATGGCGTTAAGTAATAGCGATACGCTCGACGCTTTAATCAATCAGATCTCTGCCTGTCAACTTTGTCGGGCAGAGCTTCCCTACCCGCCGAAACCGATCATTCAAGTTAGTGCAGACGCAAAAATTCTTATCGCAGGACAAGCCCCGGGACAAAAGGCCCATGAGCAGGGGTTACCTTTTAAGGATGTCAGTGGTGACAGACTCAGGAGTTGGCTCGGTGTAACAAGCTCACAATTTTACGACCCAAATTTATTTGCCATTTTGCCTATGGGATTTTGTTTCCCGGGCAATATCATTCGAAACGGAAAAAAAGCCGGCGATAAGCCTCCGATACCCCTATGTGCCAAGAGTTGGCGACAAGCGATATTGAGTCATTTAGATAAAGTCGAGCTAACAGTGATCCTTGGGCAGTACGCTATCGACTATCATCTGGATAACGATACTCCTGATTCAGACAAGTGCTCAAAAAAGTCCTCCAAGATCTCAGTTACATCAGCGGTGGCAAGCTGGAAGCAGTACTGGCCATCACAAATAGTCCTGCCCCACCCCAGCCCTCGAAATAATATCTGGCTTAAACGACACCCTGAATTTGAAACAGAGATCCTTCCTCAACTCAAACTCAGGGTTAAGAGCATCATAAGTTAG
- a CDS encoding DMT family transporter, which translates to MMNSYLYLAIAIISEVIATTLLPITMGFTRILPSLACVIGYGSAFYFLSLATAHIPTAVAYAIWCGAGIVLIALIGALQGNMPNLDTIFGMVLIIIGVSLINMNTPSLH; encoded by the coding sequence ATGATGAACAGCTATCTATATCTGGCTATCGCAATTATCTCCGAGGTCATAGCAACCACCTTGCTCCCCATAACCATGGGATTTACCCGTATTCTGCCCTCGTTGGCTTGTGTTATTGGCTATGGAAGTGCATTTTATTTTCTCTCCCTTGCCACTGCCCATATCCCTACGGCCGTTGCCTATGCAATCTGGTGCGGTGCGGGCATAGTGTTGATCGCTCTAATTGGTGCACTGCAGGGCAACATGCCAAATCTGGATACGATCTTTGGTATGGTATTAATCATTATCGGTGTATCGCTGATTAATATGAATACCCCCTCGCTGCACTGA
- a CDS encoding sugar diacid recognition domain-containing protein, giving the protein MYFLDSSLAQQIVVRTMKIIAHNINVMNHHGIILGSGDPHRIGATHEGALLAISQNRTVEITAATASDLHGVKAGINLPLHYKGEIIGVIGITGEPECLRSYGELLKMTAELIVEQANSLELTLWQYRQKEEFIFQLIKSENGFSTHLLDWAAQLGIDLSEPRVAAVIQVQGDTEQTSANSILKKVLNLLENPSRGNLVAMTSMTELVILKPAFLDGKQWDPELESLRIDKLLTRIPKEMNVRLKIALGHFFPNAADISRSYQTAKETLDAGKLLRPDESKYLYEDFSLLVLLSGLKGDWRGQELTTPYQALLNADKNGQLNKTLSVYLQHFGDQQLCANTLFIHRNTLRYRLEKIQQITGVNIQELDGLLQLYLGQVLVATRPV; this is encoded by the coding sequence TTGTACTTTCTTGACTCAAGTTTGGCACAGCAGATTGTCGTTCGCACGATGAAAATAATTGCCCATAATATCAATGTCATGAACCACCACGGCATTATTTTAGGCTCAGGTGATCCCCACAGAATAGGGGCAACCCATGAGGGCGCCCTGCTCGCCATCAGTCAAAATCGTACCGTCGAGATCACGGCAGCGACCGCTTCAGATCTGCACGGCGTCAAGGCAGGTATTAACCTCCCGTTGCATTATAAAGGTGAGATCATAGGTGTTATCGGTATAACCGGCGAGCCTGAATGCCTGCGCAGCTATGGCGAACTCCTAAAGATGACTGCCGAACTTATTGTCGAACAGGCTAACTCATTAGAATTGACACTGTGGCAATATAGACAGAAAGAGGAGTTTATTTTTCAACTGATCAAATCTGAAAATGGTTTTAGCACTCATCTTCTGGACTGGGCGGCTCAACTGGGAATAGATCTGAGCGAACCCCGTGTGGCCGCCGTTATTCAAGTGCAGGGAGATACGGAGCAAACCTCAGCAAACTCAATACTCAAGAAAGTGCTTAATCTATTGGAAAATCCTTCACGCGGTAACTTAGTGGCCATGACTTCAATGACAGAGTTAGTCATTTTAAAGCCCGCCTTTCTCGATGGTAAACAATGGGATCCCGAACTGGAGAGCCTTCGTATCGATAAGTTACTGACGCGCATTCCAAAAGAGATGAATGTCAGGCTTAAAATTGCCTTGGGTCACTTCTTTCCCAATGCGGCCGATATCAGCCGCTCCTACCAAACAGCCAAAGAGACACTCGATGCCGGCAAGCTGCTACGTCCGGACGAAAGTAAGTATCTTTATGAGGATTTTTCACTGTTAGTTCTGCTCTCCGGGCTAAAAGGTGATTGGCGTGGTCAGGAGTTGACTACACCTTATCAAGCCCTGCTCAACGCCGATAAGAATGGTCAACTGAATAAGACCTTATCAGTCTACTTACAACACTTTGGCGATCAGCAACTCTGCGCTAATACCCTGTTCATCCATAGGAACACCTTAAGATATAGGCTAGAGAAGATTCAGCAGATCACCGGCGTTAATATTCAGGAGCTGGACGGATTATTGCAGCTTTATTTAGGCCAGGTGCTGGTAGCCACCCGGCCCGTCTGA
- a CDS encoding DmsE family decaheme c-type cytochrome — protein MKITNKFKTLSMAVLPALMVSAVLSLGFASTATASKWDAKMTPDEVEATLDKKFAEGKYSPKGADSCLMCHRKSEKVMDIFKGVHGSIDSSKSPMAGLQCESCHGPMGKHNKGGKEPMIAFGPDSTLSAEKQNSVCMSCHQDDKRMAWNGGHHDNAEVACASCHSVHTDKDPVLSKNTEMEVCTSCHTKQKADMNKRSSHPMKWAQMVCSDCHNPHGTLADSDLVKPSVNETCYSCHAEKRGPKLWEHAPVTEDCVTCHNPHGSVNEGMLKTRAPQLCQQCHASDGHASRANFGNTGQGSSVGDNAFTGGNSCLNCHSKIHGSNHPSGKLFQR, from the coding sequence ATGAAAATCACAAACAAATTTAAAACACTATCTATGGCAGTTTTACCTGCCCTTATGGTATCGGCAGTACTCTCACTCGGTTTTGCATCGACTGCAACAGCCTCTAAGTGGGATGCCAAGATGACGCCTGATGAAGTTGAAGCGACACTGGACAAGAAATTTGCCGAAGGTAAGTACTCACCTAAAGGCGCCGACTCTTGCTTAATGTGTCACCGTAAGTCTGAAAAAGTCATGGATATCTTCAAAGGTGTTCACGGCTCTATTGATTCGAGCAAGAGCCCTATGGCGGGACTGCAGTGCGAATCGTGTCACGGCCCTATGGGTAAGCATAACAAGGGTGGCAAAGAGCCGATGATCGCCTTCGGTCCAGACTCGACTCTCTCTGCCGAGAAGCAAAACAGTGTCTGCATGAGCTGTCACCAGGATGATAAGCGTATGGCGTGGAATGGTGGACACCATGACAATGCCGAGGTTGCTTGTGCCTCTTGTCACTCGGTTCACACCGACAAAGATCCGGTGCTTTCTAAAAACACTGAGATGGAAGTCTGTACCAGCTGTCATACCAAACAGAAAGCGGACATGAACAAGCGCTCCAGCCATCCAATGAAATGGGCTCAAATGGTGTGTAGCGATTGTCATAATCCACACGGCACGCTAGCCGATTCAGATCTGGTTAAGCCAAGCGTCAACGAGACATGTTATTCATGTCACGCTGAGAAACGTGGCCCAAAGTTGTGGGAGCATGCACCCGTAACTGAAGATTGTGTGACTTGTCACAACCCACACGGCTCAGTCAATGAAGGCATGCTCAAGACTCGTGCTCCACAACTTTGTCAGCAGTGTCACGCCAGCGATGGCCATGCAAGCAGAGCGAACTTCGGTAACACTGGTCAAGGTTCGAGTGTCGGTGATAATGCCTTCACGGGTGGCAACAGTTGCTTAAATTGTCACAGCAAGATCCATGGTTCTAACCATCCATCTGGCAAGCTGTTCCAGCGTTAA
- a CDS encoding sensor domain-containing diguanylate cyclase: MSELPGKTLPPYPYSSILNLEIEEIDWQRWQRLVNTVADMFNAPATFINQANLKGIEVIIASEKPETHYHPGSSNLNSNIYCHQVVKNHSKLYVRDAKLDPQWSDNPEYTEDNYVSYLGLPISWPDGSVFGTLCVLDTKVTNYPQTYINALGVIKEVVDSDLRHLYKENQLLTLSYTDPLTQVFNRRGFSDLLRSTQELAHRLNRKLILLYFDLDEFKHANDTFGHDIGDIMLKTFAKTLKKNSRSCDLVARWGGDEFIVLIHAESESCVNLFTNRMNDLLTEQNLQPEIKYSYGYAVINPDEKMELEDLLKIADDYMYQNKLNKK; the protein is encoded by the coding sequence GTGAGCGAATTGCCCGGTAAGACACTTCCTCCCTATCCTTACTCCTCTATTCTGAATCTTGAGATAGAGGAGATCGACTGGCAGCGTTGGCAGCGCTTAGTCAATACCGTCGCTGACATGTTTAATGCTCCTGCAACATTTATTAATCAGGCGAATCTGAAGGGCATTGAAGTCATCATTGCCTCAGAAAAGCCTGAGACCCATTATCACCCCGGAAGCAGCAATTTAAACAGTAATATCTATTGTCACCAAGTGGTTAAAAATCACTCCAAACTGTACGTCCGGGATGCTAAGTTAGATCCACAATGGAGTGATAACCCTGAATATACAGAAGATAATTATGTCTCATATCTTGGACTCCCCATCTCCTGGCCCGATGGTAGTGTGTTTGGCACACTTTGCGTATTAGACACTAAGGTAACCAATTACCCTCAAACCTACATCAATGCCCTTGGGGTAATAAAAGAGGTGGTAGATAGCGATCTACGTCATCTGTATAAAGAGAACCAACTACTCACGCTGAGCTATACGGATCCACTCACGCAAGTTTTCAATCGTCGCGGTTTTAGCGACCTGCTGCGAAGTACACAGGAGCTGGCTCATCGACTGAACCGAAAACTCATCTTACTCTACTTCGATCTCGATGAGTTCAAGCATGCCAACGACACCTTCGGCCATGATATCGGCGACATCATGCTTAAAACGTTTGCCAAAACACTCAAAAAAAATAGCCGTAGCTGTGATCTCGTTGCCAGATGGGGAGGAGATGAGTTTATCGTGTTGATCCATGCAGAGAGTGAGAGCTGTGTAAATCTGTTTACCAATAGAATGAACGACCTATTAACGGAGCAAAACCTGCAACCGGAGATCAAGTACTCCTATGGATATGCGGTGATAAACCCTGATGAAAAAATGGAATTAGAAGATCTACTCAAAATTGCAGATGATTATATGTATCAAAATAAACTAAATAAAAAGTGA
- a CDS encoding MtrB/PioB family decaheme-associated outer membrane protein: protein MKFKLNLVTLALLANAGVAGTLMTSTAVAAEGYGLQNANTSKVKFEKWVCKRCEVETGFAGTVGVGVGYNDSDDIRSANAFAAEDEFAGKVDADLTYAGKGGYRASIEADNLGMENGRLDINAGKAGQYNLNLNYRQIATYKTDSAMTPYQGVGGDDLTLPGNWQTAGSSNEMSQLYSSLNPTELSLKRKRAGMGIEYQGEELWSTYVNYQREDKSGLKQTSGSFFNQSMMLAEPVDYTTDTIEAGIKLRGDNWFTAINYNGSIFKNEYSQLGFDNAFNPTFGAATRGYMSLDPDNESHTVSLMGQVTADKTIMSGRVHYGQMTQDQEFVTSGYGYQAPAESLDGRVDMTGVNLKLISRINRSVRLNASYDYTDRDNKTNVEQWTQISIDDVNGQAAYNTPYDITTQRAKLGVDYRITRGMKLEAGYDYRTDDRSYQDRETTNEHTLWSKFRLSAFENWDMWIKGSYGERDGSEYQASEWTSSESNDLLRKYNMADRKRTMIEARVTHSPIDTLTVDFGTRYAIDDYNDTQIGLTESKDLSYDASVSYLLNDDMTVTAFYNRQNIDSDQAGSSNFAAPNWTGTVEDQVDVIGAGFSYNNLMEKKLRLGVDYTYSDSDSNTQVTQGITGDYGDYYAKSHNVNIYGQYQATPKMALRLDYKMEKYQDNDAANEIAPDGIWNVVSFGSNSHDYTAHLIMLSMSYRL from the coding sequence ATGAAATTCAAATTAAATTTAGTCACCCTCGCTCTACTTGCTAACGCAGGTGTTGCCGGAACTTTAATGACTAGTACCGCAGTCGCAGCCGAAGGCTACGGTCTTCAAAATGCGAACACGAGTAAAGTTAAGTTCGAGAAGTGGGTCTGTAAGCGCTGTGAAGTTGAAACCGGCTTTGCCGGCACAGTCGGTGTCGGCGTGGGCTACAACGACAGTGATGACATTCGTTCGGCAAATGCTTTTGCCGCCGAAGATGAGTTTGCAGGCAAGGTCGACGCCGACCTTACCTATGCAGGCAAAGGTGGTTACCGAGCCAGCATCGAAGCCGATAATCTTGGCATGGAAAATGGCCGCTTAGATATCAATGCCGGTAAAGCGGGTCAGTACAACCTGAACCTGAATTACAGACAGATTGCGACCTACAAGACTGACAGTGCAATGACCCCTTACCAAGGTGTCGGTGGAGATGACCTCACCCTACCCGGTAACTGGCAAACTGCAGGTTCCAGCAACGAGATGAGCCAGCTCTACTCCAGCTTGAACCCAACAGAGCTATCGCTTAAGCGTAAGCGCGCCGGAATGGGGATAGAGTACCAAGGTGAAGAGCTTTGGAGCACTTACGTTAACTATCAGCGTGAGGATAAATCAGGCCTTAAGCAAACATCGGGTAGCTTCTTTAACCAGTCTATGATGCTTGCCGAGCCTGTTGATTACACCACTGATACTATCGAAGCAGGCATTAAGCTTAGAGGCGACAACTGGTTTACAGCCATCAACTACAATGGCTCTATCTTCAAGAATGAATATAGCCAGTTAGGCTTCGATAACGCGTTTAACCCAACTTTCGGTGCAGCGACTCGCGGTTATATGTCACTCGATCCGGATAATGAATCTCATACTGTTTCATTGATGGGGCAAGTGACCGCCGATAAGACGATCATGAGTGGTCGTGTCCATTACGGTCAGATGACTCAAGATCAAGAGTTTGTGACTTCCGGTTATGGTTATCAAGCACCGGCTGAATCTCTCGATGGCCGTGTCGATATGACAGGGGTTAACCTCAAGTTAATCTCACGCATAAATCGTAGTGTTCGCCTTAATGCCAGTTACGACTACACAGATCGTGACAACAAGACCAATGTTGAGCAGTGGACACAGATCAGTATCGACGATGTGAATGGTCAGGCGGCTTATAACACGCCTTACGATATCACCACCCAACGCGCTAAGTTAGGTGTCGATTATCGTATTACCCGTGGAATGAAACTGGAAGCCGGCTACGATTACCGTACCGATGACCGCAGTTACCAAGATCGCGAAACCACTAACGAACATACGCTTTGGAGTAAATTCCGTCTAAGCGCGTTTGAAAACTGGGATATGTGGATCAAAGGTAGTTATGGCGAGCGTGATGGTTCTGAATATCAGGCATCTGAGTGGACTTCGTCGGAGTCAAACGACCTGTTACGTAAGTACAATATGGCCGACCGTAAGCGTACTATGATTGAAGCTCGTGTGACTCACAGTCCAATCGATACGCTTACAGTAGACTTTGGCACTCGTTACGCAATTGATGACTACAACGACACTCAAATCGGTCTGACCGAGTCTAAAGATTTGAGTTACGATGCTAGCGTCAGTTACCTACTCAACGATGATATGACTGTGACGGCCTTCTATAACCGTCAGAACATCGACTCAGATCAGGCTGGCAGCAGCAACTTCGCCGCGCCAAACTGGACTGGTACAGTCGAAGATCAGGTCGATGTTATCGGTGCAGGATTTAGCTATAACAACTTGATGGAGAAGAAGTTACGTTTAGGCGTTGACTACACTTACTCTGATTCAGACAGTAACACTCAAGTCACTCAAGGCATTACCGGTGACTACGGTGATTACTATGCTAAATCACATAACGTCAACATCTATGGTCAATACCAAGCCACACCAAAAATGGCTCTGAGATTAGATTATAAGATGGAGAAGTACCAGGATAATGATGCAGCAAATGAGATTGCACCAGATGGTATCTGGAATGTAGTCAGCTTTGGCTCTAACAGCCACGACTATACCGCACACCTCATCATGTTGAGCATGAGTTACAGACTGTAG
- a CDS encoding RluA family pseudouridine synthase yields the protein MSKNQIESHIKVTSLASDAAALLALESGLSKQLIKQAMNKGAVWLTRGKHTQRLRRAKRALKIGDELHLYYNQEVLEHEVADAELIADEGQYSLWYKPYGMLCQGSKWGDHTTINRYAETHLAPDRPAFIIHRLDRAATGLVLIGHSKKTTAALAKLFELRLLDKYYQVIVEGHFSNHGVDELVTIDSEVDGKPARSHAKQLKYDPEQNRSLVQVKIESGRKHQIRIHMASIGYPVVGDRQHGIADESEVNLQLTSCYLKFPCPITGEEKEFELPQRLRPEL from the coding sequence ATGAGCAAAAACCAAATAGAAAGCCACATTAAAGTGACCTCGTTAGCGTCGGACGCCGCAGCGTTATTGGCACTGGAATCCGGCTTATCGAAACAGTTAATCAAACAGGCCATGAATAAGGGGGCCGTCTGGTTAACGCGTGGCAAGCACACTCAAAGACTACGCCGCGCCAAGAGAGCGCTGAAAATTGGTGATGAACTCCATCTCTACTATAACCAAGAGGTACTCGAGCATGAAGTTGCCGACGCGGAGCTTATTGCTGACGAAGGGCAGTACAGCCTCTGGTATAAACCTTACGGCATGCTCTGCCAGGGTTCAAAATGGGGCGATCATACGACGATTAACCGTTACGCCGAGACCCATTTAGCCCCGGACCGTCCCGCGTTTATTATTCATAGATTAGACAGAGCCGCCACAGGGCTTGTGCTTATCGGTCACAGCAAGAAAACAACGGCAGCGTTAGCCAAGTTGTTTGAACTCAGGCTATTAGATAAATATTATCAGGTCATCGTTGAGGGGCATTTTTCAAATCATGGCGTCGATGAATTGGTGACTATCGATAGTGAAGTCGATGGCAAGCCTGCCCGTTCACATGCAAAGCAGCTCAAATATGATCCCGAGCAAAATCGTTCACTCGTGCAGGTAAAGATTGAATCCGGACGAAAACATCAGATCCGTATTCATATGGCGTCGATTGGTTACCCCGTAGTCGGAGACCGCCAGCACGGCATTGCCGATGAGTCAGAGGTAAACCTACAACTGACCTCCTGTTACCTTAAGTTTCCTTGTCCTATAACCGGCGAAGAGAAGGAGTTTGAGTTACCACAGAGGCTCAGGCCTGAGCTTTGA